A portion of the Sabethes cyaneus chromosome 3, idSabCyanKW18_F2, whole genome shotgun sequence genome contains these proteins:
- the LOC128744533 gene encoding protein krasavietz — protein sequence MSQKAERPVLSGQRIKTRKRDEREKNDPTGFRDAVIAGLEAAGDLEQVFKFLDSAGNKLDYRRYGEVLFDILIAGGLLVPGGSISQDGEKPRTNCCLFAASEDMESMRNHEQIFTRLMRRYKYLEKMFEEEMKKVLIFIKGFTPLERLKLARMTALWIANNSIPPHVLLVLNNEHLTKDGLALEFLLEVFVTFKQEKGTAPLVAVLRKGGLDNRLLDFLPINKRSEDYLKTVFIEKELADIFKLHMAQASQEAKRELTQLLSDDINDGKSAKDIIADLRETSVRSNIPEHEVIGLIWNTIMSLAEWNKKEELVAEQALKHLRTYTQLFEAFTTSSRSEMALLLKVQEFCYENMNFMKAFQKIVLLFYKTEVVSEDSILKWYKEGHSNKGKMHFLEQMKKFIEWLQNAEEETESEEED from the exons ATGAGTCAGAAAGCCGAAAGACCAGTACTATCAGGTCAACGCATCAAGACCAGGAAAAGGG ATGAAAGAGAGAAGAATGACCCCACGGGATTCCGTGACGCGGTCATTGCAGGTCTTGAAGCAGCTGGAGATCTAGAACAAGTTTTCAAGTTTTTAGACAGTGCCGGTAACAAGCTTGATTATCGTCGCTACGGAGAAGTATTATTCGATATTTTGATTGCTGGTGGATTACTTG taCCCGGTGGATCTATTTCACAAGATGGCGAGAAACCACGTACCAATTGCTGTCTATTCGCAGCATCGGAAGACATGGAATCGATGCGTAACCACGAACAG ATCTTTACGCGGCTTATGCGTCGATACAAGTACCTCGAGAAAATGTTTGAGGAGGAAATGAAGAAGGTTTTGATCTTCATCAAAGGTTTTACTCCACTGGAAAGGCTCAAGCTAGCGCGCATGACGGCCCTATGGATTG CTAACAATTCCATACCGCCGCACGTGCTGCTCGTGCTGAATAACGAGCACCTGACGAAGGATGGTCTCGCACTCGAGTTCTTGCTCGAAGTGTTCGTAACCTTCAAGCAGGAAAAAGGCACGGCTCCGCTGGTAGCGGTTCTGCGCAAGGGCGGTCTTGATAATCGTCTACTGGACTTCTTGCCGATCAACAAACGAAGCGAGGACTACTTGAAGACCGTGTTCATCGAGAAAGAATTAGCGGACATCTTCAAGCTTCATATGGCTCAGGCGAGCCAGGAAGCCAAACGAGAACTGACACAG ttgctgaGTGATGATATTAACGATGGCAAGTCAGCAAAAGATATTATAGCCGACCTTAGGGAGACGTCGGTCAGATCAAACATTCCTGAACATGAAGTTATCGGTCTC ATCTGGAACACCATAATGTCACTGGCTGAATGGAACAAAAAGGAGGAATTGGTAGCCGAACAAGCGTTGAAGCATCTGCGTACTTACACGCAACTGTTCGAAGCGTTCACTACCTCCAGTCGATCGGAAATGGCTCTACTGCTCAAAGTACAGGAGTtctgctacgaaaacatgaacTTTATGAAGGCGTTCCAGAAGATCGTTcttctgttctacaaaa CCGAGGTTGTTTCCGAGGATTCGATCCTCAAATGGTACAAGGAAGGACACTCAAACAAGGGCAAAATGCACTTCTTGGAGCAGATGAAGAAATTTATCGAGTGGCTGCAAAATGCTGAAGAAG AAACCGAATCCGAAGAGGAGGATTAA
- the LOC128742424 gene encoding alpha-1,3/1,6-mannosyltransferase ALG2 has translation MVRILFVHPDLGIGGAERLVVDAALALQSKGHTVSFLTNHHDPEHCFEETRDGKLQVRTVGDWIPRDIFGKCYAVFAYVRMVYAALYFSLCLSKEERFDVVFCDLISLGIPIFRLAKSKPKVLFYCHYPDQLLSKPGSLLKKYYRMPLNYLEEVTTGQADGILVNSKFTSRVFKETFKRISVDPDILYPSLNTKYFDETVVAEEDQIIGISPDCFVFLSINRYERKKNLNLALNAFQKLQELVTSQEWNRLMLIIAGGYDERVLENVEHFDELEELAEDMGLRSKIKFLRSPNDREKLFLLKRAQALVYTPENEHFGIVPLEGMYLGKPVIAANSGGPTETIIHDQTGFLCDPQPVSFASAMAKLVREDKNCDRMGEMGRKRVQQRFSFEAFSTKLDNIVTDLVTRTQVEPRKQK, from the coding sequence ATGGTTCGCATTTTGTTCGTTCATCCAGATCTGGGCATCGGTGGTGCCGAAAGGCTAGTGGTGGATGCTGCGCTGGCACTGCAAAGCAAAGGTCATACGGTCAGCTTTCTGACTAATCACCATGATCCGGAGCATTGCTTTGAGGAAACTCGCGACGGCAAGCTGCAAGTGCGGACAGTAGGCGACTGGATTCCAAGAGATATCTTCGGAAAGTGCTACGCCGTTTTTGCGTACGTCCGAATGGTGTATGCGGCATTATATTTTAGCTTGTGTCTATCTAAAGAGGAAAGATTTGATGTGGTATTTTGTGATTTAATTTCACTTGGTATTCCTATTTTTCGGCTTGCCAAATCGAAACCGAAAGTTCTCTTTTACTGCCACTATCCAGACCAGCTTTTGTCCAAACCAGGAAGCTTGCTTAAGAAATACTACAGAATGCCACTGAACTATCTGGAAGAAGTCACCACTGGTCAAGCCGATGGGATATTAGTCAACAGTAAATTCACCAGCCGCGTTTTTAAGGAGACCTTCAAACGAATATCTGTAGATCCGGATATATTATATCCCTCATTGAACACAAAGTACTTCGACGAAACAGTCGTTGCCGAAGAAGATCAAATCATAGGCATTTCACCTGACTGCTTCGTATTCCTTTCGATTAACCGCTACGAGCGCAAAAAGAATCTCAACCTTGCACTGAACGCTTTTCAAAAGTTACAGGAATTGGTAACTTCTCAGGAGTGGAACCGTCTTATGCTCATTATCGCTGGCGGGTATGACGAGCGAGTTCTTGAGAATGTTGAACATTTCGACGAGTTGGAAGAATTAGCCGAAGATATGGGTCTTCGctcgaaaataaaatttctgcgCTCACCGAACGATCGCGAGAAGCTATTTCTACTGAAACGTGCTCAAGCGCTGGTCTACACACCGGAAAACGAACACTTTGGTATTGTGCCATTGGAGGGTATGTATCTCGGTAAACCCGTGATTGCGGCCAACAGCGGAGGTCCAACAGAAACAATCATTCACGACCAGACTGGATTTCTGTGTGATCCCCAACCGGTTAGCTTTGCCAGTGCTATGGCCAAACTTGTTCGAGAGGACAAAAACTGCGACAGGATGGGTGAGATGGGTCGCAAACGTGTCCAGCAACGGTTTTCATTCGAGGCTTTCAGCACCAAGTTGGATAATATCGTAACTGATTTAGTCACTCGAACACAGGTTGAACCGCGCAAGCAAAAATAG